One stretch of Malus domestica chromosome 14, GDT2T_hap1 DNA includes these proteins:
- the LOC103455636 gene encoding uncharacterized protein codes for MPVLQTTCISNFPPNPNSAVPLPPYSLSCSALSSAASTFFARSKNPIFQPNSASFLRANPPRGARLAIRAAGTDYYKTLNVPRTATLQEIKSAYRNLARKYHPDKGGGAEDKFKEISAAYEVLSDDGKRSLYDRFGEAGLQGDYGSSTMGPSGVDPFDIFDTFFGGSDGMFGGRGESGGMNFNFSNRGNQGLDIRYDLYLSFEESIFGVQREIQVSCVETCDDCGGTGAKSDKGIKSCTGCGGRGGVMKTQKTPFGMISQVSTCSKCGGDGRIITDPCQRCSGKGQVQSKRAMSISIPAGVNDGATMQIQGEGNLDKKRGKVGDVYIVLHVDEKAGIRRDGLNLYSKINIDYTEAILGTVIKVETVEGLKELQIPSGIQPGETVKLRRMGVPDINRPSSRGDHHFTVNVLIPKIISDKERALVEELASLKASREGHSAASKGTGIRDRNFGKHRTNASSQATKRSASLWDSIKGVLGKRQSGEGFASVSVDRPPLLWGSFQPDPLHMASIFTVLVVTCICTVMGKTGNLTLLQQKDGSPRTRRTKKEQR; via the exons ATGCCCGTACTCCAAACCACCTGCATCTCCAATTTCCCGCCAAATCCCAACTCCGCGGTTCCACTTCCGCCCTATTCTTTGAGCTGCTCCGCCCTCAGCTCCGCCGCTTCTACATTCTTCGCCAGAAGTAAAAACCCAATCTTCCAACCCAATTCCGCTTCTTTCCTCCGCGCCAATCCCCCGCGCGGGGCTCGTTTGGCCATCAGAGCCGCCGGAACCGATTACTATAAGACTCTCAACGTCCCCAGAACCGCCACGCTGCAGGAGATCAAGTCCGCTTATCGAAATCTCGCCCGAAAG TATCATCCGGACAAGGGCGGTGGAGCTGAGGACAAGTTCAAAGAGATTAGTGCTGCATATGAG GTCCTATCAGATGATGGGAAAAGGTCTTTATATGATCGCTTTGGTGAAGCAGGTTTACAGGGAGACTATGGTTCCTCAACCATGGGTCCATCAGGG GTGGATCCTTTTGACATTTTTGATACATTCTTTGGAGGTTCGGATGGGATGTTTGGAGGAAGGGGTGAATCAGGAGGCATGAACTTCAATTTCAGCAACAGGGGAAACCAGGGTCTTGACATTCG GTACGATCTGTATTTGAGCTTTGAAGAATCCATTTTTGGGGTACAGAGAGAAATCCAAGTTTCTTGTGTTGAGACATGTGATGACTGCGGTGGAACAGGTGCTAAATCTGATAAAGGCATAAAATCATGTACTGGTTGTGGAGGAAGAGGAGGGGTGATGAAAACTCAGAAAACACCATTTGGAATGATTTCGCAG gtATCAACCTGCTCAAAGTGTGGTGGTGATGGTAGAATAATCACTGATCCTTGCCAAAGATGCAGTGGCAAAGGACAAGTGCAGTCAAAAAGAGCTATGAGCATAAGCATTCCAGCCGGTGTTAATGATGGAGCCACAATGCAAATTCAAGGGGAGGGGAATTTGGATAAGAAAAG GGGTAAAGTTGGAGATGTCTACATAGTACTCCATGTAGATGAAAAGGCTGGAATTCGAAGAGATGGTCTCAATCTGTACTCAAAAATCAATATTGATTATACCGAAGCCATTTTAGGGACCGTTATAAAG GTTGAAACTGTTGAAGGCTTGAAAGAGCTTCAGATTCCTTCTGGAATTCAGCCTGGAGAGACGGTAAAGTTGCGACGCATGGGGGTTCCAGACATCAACAGACCTTCTTCTCGAGGAGATCATCATTTTACTGTCAATGTTCTGATCCCAAAGATAATCAG TGATAAGGAACGTGCACTTGTCGAAGAACTGGCTTCGCTTAAAGCATCTAGAGAAGGTCATTCAGCTGCTTCTAAAGGCACCG GGATACGAGATAGGAACTTTGGCAAGCATAGAACCAATGCGTCAAGCCAGGCAACTAAACGTTCTGCATCCCTGTGGGACTCGATAAAGGGCGTGTTGGG GAAGAGGCAGTCGGGAGAGGGATTTGCATCAGTCAGCGTGGACAGGCCACCGTTATTATGGGGCTCATTCCAGCCGGATCCGTTGCATATGGCATCAATTTTTACAGTTTTAGTCGTAACTTGTATTTGTACCGTCATGGGAAAGACCGGTAACCTCACTTTATTACAGCAAAAAGATGGTTCTCCTCGCACTCGTAGAACAAAAAAAGAACAACGTTGA